From the genome of Candidatus Hydrogenedentota bacterium, one region includes:
- a CDS encoding ATP-binding protein, producing MKTITVQVREDHLETLSRTKPMTALAELVWNALDAEAMEVRVEFEENALGGIERLRVVDNGHGLHYDDAFLVFRNLGGSWKRANRRTMGRRRALHGKYGKGRFRAFSLGNRVAWHTVYRDGPDAYAFSIGGDAARLGEFNIEDRRGKPGAATGMVVEIAEVPDTTGLLRGVKAVEEFTNIFALYLRQYPDTRLFYDGIPVDPANAETGQVTYPLEEMVMENGERVSAEITVVEWARPGRRGVFLCDADGFMRLNALPRLHFRGFSYTAYLKSAHVETLDREGMLEAGELCADVRQLLDAARARLREHFALREAEDAADLLEYWRRTGLYPYEAPPRNDSERNERRIFDIYATHLNRIFSDFSESRPRAKRLTLRLIQELVRLEPIRMARILDELLQFPEESEEEIMEIVGNA from the coding sequence GTGAAGACAATCACGGTGCAGGTGCGTGAAGACCATCTGGAAACCCTGTCGCGCACCAAGCCCATGACCGCGCTGGCGGAGCTGGTGTGGAACGCGCTGGACGCGGAGGCGATGGAGGTGCGGGTGGAGTTCGAGGAGAACGCCCTGGGCGGCATCGAGCGCCTGCGCGTGGTGGACAACGGCCACGGCCTGCATTACGACGACGCCTTCCTCGTCTTCCGCAATCTGGGCGGCTCGTGGAAACGCGCCAACCGCCGCACCATGGGACGGCGCAGGGCGCTGCACGGAAAATACGGCAAGGGCCGATTCCGCGCCTTCTCCCTCGGCAACCGGGTGGCCTGGCACACGGTGTACAGGGACGGGCCGGACGCCTACGCCTTCTCCATCGGCGGCGACGCCGCCCGGTTGGGCGAGTTCAACATCGAGGACCGCCGGGGAAAGCCCGGCGCGGCCACGGGCATGGTCGTCGAGATTGCCGAGGTGCCCGACACCACGGGCCTGCTGCGCGGGGTGAAGGCCGTCGAGGAGTTCACGAACATCTTCGCCCTCTACCTGCGCCAGTACCCCGACACGCGCCTCTTTTACGACGGCATACCCGTGGACCCGGCGAACGCGGAAACCGGCCAAGTCACCTATCCCCTGGAGGAGATGGTGATGGAGAACGGCGAGCGGGTGAGCGCCGAGATTACCGTGGTGGAATGGGCGCGCCCCGGCCGGCGCGGCGTGTTCCTCTGCGACGCCGACGGGTTCATGCGGCTCAACGCCCTGCCCCGCCTGCACTTCCGGGGATTCAGCTACACCGCCTACCTGAAATCCGCGCATGTCGAGACCCTGGACCGCGAGGGCATGCTGGAGGCCGGGGAACTCTGCGCCGATGTCCGGCAACTGCTGGACGCCGCGCGGGCGCGCCTGCGCGAGCATTTCGCCCTGCGCGAGGCGGAGGACGCGGCGGACCTCCTCGAATACTGGCGGCGCACCGGACTGTACCCCTATGAAGCCCCGCCCCGGAACGACTCCGAGAGAAATGAGCGGCGCATCTTCGACATCTACGCCACCCACCTAAACCGCATCTTCTCGGACTTCTCCGAGTCGCGCCCCCGCGCCAAGCGGCTCACCCTGCGCCTCATCCAGGAGTTGGTGCGCCTTGAACCCATCCGCATGGCGCGCATCCTCGACGAACTTCTTCAGTTCCCCGAAGAGTCCGAAGAGGAGATCATGGAGATTGTCGGGAACGCCTGA
- a CDS encoding M20/M25/M40 family metallo-hydrolase: MFEKRTPFFYAAVSALFAVALAFYAVWSQCPPGALPADAPPGQFSAHRAIEHAFACSMKLHPAGSKNNDAVAAYFLETLRGMGVEAEFMAKTVVGGGNVELQQAVIGRIPGTDNTGSIAFSAHYDSVPYGPGATDDIAGCVAMIEAARAFMSLPRMRNDLLFIFADAEEIGGYGASGFCTHPLAENVGVITALDVRGVSGPALIYEFSEGNGALITELRRARRHGILPVTSSLMFSFFEAAPFRGDFSRFRAAGMKGYGLAYIDNFMWYHTANDSPENMNPDSVQHFGSFIMGISKHFGDADFADIALQSQNEIFFNTLGSHLVQYPLWLGMPLALLSVVSLLAVTVLGFWRGRITVAGYVLSLLLFPVTALLCALLALLMFMAVFGYDNVIHLYAVQPTHLPGPRALYDGSLYSYAVGLMTLGVAAWIYSLASRRLRVEALHAASLAWLCPLLLVISFYVPDGSYLLTWPVLFGALGLAALYRGDAKPAPASPRLFVATLFAVPALCLLPPAWHQLMWMISILGAPVLALVVVLFLLNLMPLMALLGRVRRSWMVCAGAAVAAAVLLCAGLVISGTPSKDRPLMNSVAYAANLDTGEAAWMSEDGQVDEWTRQFFPDGHRAAVDDLRPGTRGHHYLRAAAPVAEALTGVRCEVLKDETVGAVRRLTVMLTTDDAPFSVELRQTGGPPITAATVAGQPLDLGGDTFRIHFSLFAQSGYEATFETVPDEALTFEVFSRIYGFPEIPGVVPRPEYMVPEPNTIRNGISLRGEHIYLRNSFTLPAGPLQ; the protein is encoded by the coding sequence ATGTTTGAGAAGCGGACCCCGTTTTTTTATGCGGCAGTTTCGGCATTGTTTGCCGTTGCGCTCGCTTTTTATGCTGTCTGGTCGCAATGTCCGCCCGGGGCTCTGCCGGCGGACGCGCCGCCCGGGCAGTTTTCGGCGCACCGCGCCATTGAACACGCCTTTGCCTGCTCGATGAAACTCCACCCCGCCGGGTCAAAAAACAACGACGCCGTGGCCGCGTATTTTCTTGAAACGCTTCGCGGGATGGGCGTCGAGGCGGAGTTCATGGCGAAAACCGTGGTCGGCGGCGGCAACGTTGAATTGCAGCAGGCGGTTATCGGGCGGATTCCAGGCACGGACAACACGGGTTCCATTGCCTTCAGCGCCCATTACGATTCCGTGCCCTACGGGCCGGGCGCCACAGACGACATTGCGGGATGCGTGGCCATGATCGAGGCGGCGCGCGCCTTCATGAGCCTGCCGCGCATGCGAAACGACCTGCTTTTCATTTTTGCCGATGCCGAGGAGATTGGCGGGTATGGCGCGAGCGGCTTTTGCACCCACCCCCTTGCGGAAAATGTGGGCGTTATCACCGCCCTGGATGTGCGCGGGGTCAGCGGGCCCGCGCTGATCTATGAGTTTTCGGAGGGCAACGGCGCGCTGATCACGGAACTGCGCAGGGCGCGGCGTCACGGCATCCTTCCCGTCACCAGTTCGCTCATGTTTTCCTTCTTCGAGGCGGCGCCTTTCCGGGGTGACTTCTCCAGGTTCCGCGCCGCGGGCATGAAAGGCTACGGACTCGCGTATATTGACAATTTCATGTGGTATCACACCGCCAACGACTCGCCGGAAAACATGAACCCGGACAGTGTGCAGCATTTCGGCAGTTTCATCATGGGCATCTCGAAACATTTCGGCGACGCCGACTTTGCCGACATTGCGCTGCAATCGCAAAACGAGATATTTTTCAACACCCTCGGCAGCCATCTGGTGCAGTATCCGCTGTGGCTGGGGATGCCGTTGGCGTTGCTGTCGGTTGTGTCGCTGCTTGCGGTCACGGTGCTTGGGTTTTGGAGGGGAAGGATAACCGTTGCGGGGTATGTCCTGTCCCTGCTCCTTTTTCCCGTGACCGCGCTTTTATGCGCGCTGCTGGCCCTGTTGATGTTCATGGCCGTGTTTGGTTACGACAACGTCATTCATCTCTATGCCGTGCAACCCACCCACCTTCCCGGTCCCCGTGCCCTGTACGACGGCAGTCTGTATTCGTATGCGGTCGGACTGATGACTCTGGGGGTTGCCGCATGGATTTACAGTCTGGCCAGCCGCCGGTTGCGCGTGGAGGCCCTGCATGCCGCCTCGCTGGCGTGGTTGTGTCCCCTGCTGCTGGTCATCAGCTTCTATGTTCCGGACGGCAGTTACCTGCTGACCTGGCCGGTGCTCTTTGGCGCGCTGGGGCTTGCGGCGCTTTATCGGGGCGATGCGAAACCGGCCCCGGCCTCGCCGCGTCTTTTTGTCGCAACGCTTTTTGCGGTTCCCGCGCTGTGCCTGTTGCCTCCCGCCTGGCACCAGTTGATGTGGATGATCAGCATTCTGGGCGCGCCGGTGCTGGCGCTGGTGGTGGTGCTGTTTCTGCTCAACCTTATGCCGCTCATGGCGCTGCTGGGCCGGGTGCGCCGCTCGTGGATGGTCTGCGCCGGCGCCGCGGTCGCGGCGGCAGTGCTCCTGTGCGCGGGACTTGTCATAAGCGGCACGCCAAGCAAGGACCGCCCGCTAATGAACTCCGTGGCCTACGCCGCCAACCTGGACACGGGGGAGGCCGCCTGGATGAGCGAGGACGGGCAGGTGGACGAATGGACCAGGCAGTTTTTCCCGGACGGCCACCGCGCCGCCGTTGACGACCTGCGGCCCGGCACGAGAGGCCACCACTATTTGCGCGCGGCGGCGCCTGTGGCGGAGGCGTTGACCGGTGTGCGCTGCGAGGTGCTCAAGGACGAAACGGTTGGGGCCGTGCGACGCCTGACCGTCATGCTGACCACGGACGATGCGCCTTTCAGCGTGGAGTTGCGCCAGACGGGAGGCCCCCCGATTACCGCCGCCACGGTGGCAGGACAACCCCTTGACCTTGGCGGTGACACGTTCAGAATACATTTCAGTCTGTTTGCCCAAAGCGGCTATGAGGCCACGTTCGAGACGGTTCCGGATGAGGCGCTGACTTTTGAAGTGTTTTCACGGATTTACGGATTCCCCGAGATTCCCGGTGTAGTGCCGCGTCCGGAATACATGGTTCCGGAACCCAACACCATTCGCAACGGCATATCCCTGCGCGGTGAGCACATCTATCTTAGAAACAGTTTCACCCTGCCAGCAGGCCCGCTGCAATGA